A single genomic interval of Microbacterium sp. zg-Y1090 harbors:
- a CDS encoding helix-turn-helix transcriptional regulator — MSARPLHATERAALILQLVPYLLGKGEVSVVEAADEFEVTPDQMRDMVQKLTVIGRPGEGGFWQLPNDLFDIDWDLLDERDLISITHSVGLERAPRLTAREAAALLAGLQLAAAFPGVGDGGVVQSLLAKLARGAASAPADLIVAPGPVDDVRVTVSEALRRGVAVSFTYQAPDAPATTRTVDPAKVHVADGQWYLQGWCHMRQAMRTFHLERVSDLALTDLPVTHGGEPVPELFEPGADDVTARLRYPRQVAPLLGDYLTRAERTVDGDIETAAMPIADEQSLKRVAARLGGDVEVLAPAGARRATAAWAAAGLAQYREAPSTLE, encoded by the coding sequence ATGAGTGCCCGACCGCTGCACGCCACCGAGCGCGCGGCTCTGATCCTCCAGCTCGTGCCGTACCTCCTGGGCAAGGGCGAGGTGTCGGTGGTCGAAGCCGCCGACGAGTTCGAGGTGACGCCCGACCAGATGCGCGACATGGTGCAGAAGCTCACCGTGATCGGCCGGCCGGGAGAGGGCGGCTTCTGGCAGCTGCCCAACGACCTGTTCGACATCGACTGGGACCTGCTCGACGAACGCGACCTCATCTCGATCACCCACTCCGTCGGCCTCGAGCGCGCACCGCGGCTGACCGCCCGCGAGGCCGCCGCCCTGCTGGCCGGTCTGCAGCTTGCGGCCGCTTTTCCCGGGGTCGGCGATGGCGGCGTGGTTCAGAGCCTGCTCGCCAAGCTGGCACGTGGTGCGGCCAGCGCCCCCGCCGATCTCATCGTGGCGCCCGGCCCGGTCGACGATGTGCGCGTCACGGTGTCCGAGGCCCTCCGCCGCGGCGTGGCGGTCTCGTTCACCTATCAGGCGCCGGATGCCCCCGCCACCACGCGTACCGTCGATCCGGCCAAGGTGCACGTGGCCGACGGCCAGTGGTACCTGCAGGGGTGGTGCCACATGCGTCAGGCGATGCGCACCTTCCACCTCGAACGCGTCAGCGACCTCGCACTCACCGATCTCCCGGTCACGCACGGCGGCGAGCCGGTGCCCGAGCTGTTCGAGCCCGGCGCGGACGACGTCACCGCCCGCCTGCGCTATCCCCGCCAGGTGGCTCCGCTGCTGGGCGACTACCTCACGCGGGCCGAGCGCACCGTCGACGGTGACATCGAAACCGCGGCCATGCCCATCGCCGACGAGCAGAGCCTCAAGCGCGTCGCTGCGCGTCTCGGCGGCGACGTCGAGGTGCTCGCCCCGGCCGGGGCGAGGCGCGCCACGGCCGCGTGGGCGGCGGCGGGCCTGGCCCAATACCGAGAGGCGCCGTCTACACTGGAGTGA
- the tatA gene encoding Sec-independent protein translocase subunit TatA gives MGIHGWQWLLVLAVILLLFGAAKLPALAKSMGQSARVFKSEMKAMKEEDTSSTPADGAASPTSAAPSTVAPEVHRDANGSSSTPR, from the coding sequence ATGGGTATTCATGGTTGGCAGTGGCTGCTCGTTCTCGCAGTCATCCTGCTTCTGTTCGGCGCCGCCAAGCTTCCCGCCCTCGCCAAGAGCATGGGCCAGTCCGCGCGCGTGTTCAAGAGCGAGATGAAGGCGATGAAGGAAGAGGACACCTCTTCCACTCCGGCGGACGGCGCGGCCTCCCCGACTTCCGCAGCTCCGTCCACGGTCGCGCCAGAGGTGCACCGTGACGCGAACGGCAGTTCTTCCACTCCACGCTGA
- the tatC gene encoding twin-arginine translocase subunit TatC, which translates to MTRTAPTRARGDDEPRRERRMSLGQHLIELRKRAMISAAAVVIAMVAAFFITEPVIQLITAPIRMVAESRGEQAAVEVMYTSVTGPFDLRMRMAFAIGFLLSAPIWIWQLWAFVMPGLTRREIRYTIGFVAAAVPLFFAGCATGLAVMPNIVKLMAEFLTTGAAAMYDANYYYDFVFKLMLFVGVAFVLPVFLVALNIAGVLSGRAIITGWRFAVLISVIFASIATPPSDVATTFLLAGILMMLYLASAGLSLILDRRRAKRAQTLLPPGPVL; encoded by the coding sequence GTGACTAGGACCGCCCCCACCCGCGCGCGCGGCGACGACGAGCCCCGCCGCGAGAGGCGGATGTCGCTCGGTCAGCACCTCATCGAGCTGCGCAAGCGGGCGATGATCAGTGCCGCAGCCGTCGTGATCGCGATGGTGGCGGCGTTCTTCATCACCGAACCCGTGATCCAGCTGATCACGGCACCCATCCGCATGGTCGCGGAATCGCGCGGCGAGCAGGCCGCGGTCGAGGTCATGTACACCAGTGTCACCGGCCCGTTCGACCTGCGCATGCGCATGGCCTTCGCGATCGGCTTCCTGCTGTCGGCCCCGATCTGGATCTGGCAGCTGTGGGCGTTCGTCATGCCCGGGCTCACGCGTCGCGAGATCCGCTACACCATCGGGTTCGTCGCCGCCGCGGTGCCGCTGTTCTTCGCCGGCTGCGCGACGGGACTGGCCGTCATGCCGAACATCGTCAAGCTCATGGCCGAGTTCCTCACCACGGGCGCCGCGGCGATGTACGACGCGAACTACTACTACGACTTCGTCTTCAAGCTGATGCTCTTCGTGGGCGTCGCCTTCGTGCTGCCGGTGTTCCTCGTGGCCCTCAACATCGCCGGGGTGCTCTCCGGCAGGGCGATCATCACCGGCTGGCGGTTCGCCGTGCTGATCTCGGTGATCTTCGCCTCCATCGCCACCCCGCCCTCCGACGTCGCCACGACCTTCCTCCTCGCCGGCATCCTCATGATGCTGTACCTCGCGTCGGCAGGCCTCTCGCTCATCCTCGACCGCCGTCGGGCCAAGCGCGCCCAGACCCTCCTTCCCCCCGGACCCGTGCTGTGA
- a CDS encoding DEAD/DEAH box helicase: MSGVSPAERFAAASEARRHPLTKEFAEQQRFTLDPFQIAGCQALEDGRSVLVAAPTGAGKTIVGEFAVHLAMREPGDKAFYTTPMKALSNQKFRELQEVYGEDEVGLLTGDTNINGNARVVVMTTEVLRNMLYADSPALRGLRFVVMDEVHYLADRFRGAVWEEVIIHLPPSVRLVSLSATVSNAEEFGDWLDTVRGDTEVIVSETRPVPLEQHVLVRGDLLPLFDDRAGIATAQVNQELMRIRSVKGRTFEENRRAQGHNSARDAGYEPTHRRPQRGGRRPVRPGNVQRVERLDRPGVVQLLQRANLLPAIFFIFSRAGCDGAVQQVRRSGLRLTDGEERAEIRRLVDERTATLNEEDLDALGYWEWRDNLERGIAAHHAGLLPAFKEVVEELFRRKLVKVVFATETLALGINMPARTVVLEKLEKFNGEARVAITSGEYTQITGRAGRRGIDVEGHAVIQWTESLDPQAVAALASRRTYPLNSSFRPTYNMAVNLIDRFGRPEAREILESSFAQFQADRSVVGLARQVREAEESLAGYQAAMTCDRGDFAEYSAIRRELSDLEKLNRADRTAPARIRKQRQQEMESLRRRILRHPCHDCPDREHHARWAERYWKLKRRADKLRNQIQTRTGTVARVFDRVVDVLSALDYVAVDEEGRTTLTAAGRTMRRIYGERDLLVAEALRRGIWENLDAPSLAALACSLVYEPRRDSEGPGEYGLPRGPFRTALTETQLLWSRLDDLEREHHLPGTEPVATGLAQAMYTWARGGMLDRVLTEADLAAGDFVRWAKQTIDLLDQLSLVADAPVASTARKALDAVRRGIVAYSGA; encoded by the coding sequence GTGAGCGGCGTCAGCCCCGCGGAGCGGTTCGCGGCCGCCTCGGAAGCCCGCCGGCATCCGCTCACGAAGGAGTTCGCCGAGCAGCAGCGCTTCACGCTCGACCCGTTCCAGATCGCCGGATGCCAGGCGCTCGAAGACGGCCGCAGCGTTCTGGTTGCGGCGCCGACAGGCGCCGGCAAGACCATCGTCGGCGAGTTCGCGGTGCACCTGGCGATGCGGGAGCCCGGCGACAAGGCCTTCTACACCACGCCGATGAAGGCCCTGTCGAACCAGAAGTTCAGGGAGCTGCAGGAGGTGTACGGCGAGGACGAGGTGGGGCTGCTCACCGGTGACACCAACATCAACGGCAACGCGCGCGTGGTGGTGATGACCACCGAGGTGCTGCGCAACATGCTGTACGCCGACTCGCCGGCTCTGCGGGGGCTGCGCTTCGTCGTCATGGACGAGGTGCACTACCTGGCCGACCGTTTCCGGGGCGCCGTGTGGGAAGAGGTCATCATCCACCTGCCGCCCAGCGTGCGGCTGGTGTCGCTGTCGGCGACGGTGTCCAACGCGGAGGAGTTCGGCGACTGGCTCGACACCGTGCGCGGTGACACGGAGGTGATCGTGTCCGAGACCCGGCCGGTGCCGCTCGAGCAGCACGTGCTGGTGCGAGGGGACCTGCTGCCGCTCTTCGACGACCGCGCCGGCATCGCCACCGCGCAGGTCAACCAGGAGCTCATGCGCATCCGCTCCGTCAAGGGCCGCACGTTCGAGGAGAACCGCCGCGCGCAGGGCCACAACAGCGCGCGTGACGCCGGCTATGAGCCCACCCACCGACGGCCGCAGCGGGGCGGCAGGCGACCGGTGCGGCCGGGCAACGTGCAACGCGTCGAGCGGCTCGACCGCCCGGGTGTGGTGCAGCTGCTGCAGCGCGCGAACCTGCTGCCTGCCATCTTCTTCATCTTCAGCCGCGCCGGCTGCGATGGCGCCGTGCAGCAGGTGCGGCGCTCGGGGCTGCGGCTCACCGACGGCGAAGAGCGTGCCGAGATCCGACGGCTGGTCGACGAGCGCACCGCGACCCTCAACGAGGAGGACCTCGACGCCCTCGGCTACTGGGAGTGGCGCGACAACCTCGAGCGCGGCATCGCGGCGCACCACGCCGGTCTCCTGCCGGCGTTCAAGGAGGTCGTCGAGGAGCTGTTCCGTCGCAAACTCGTGAAGGTCGTCTTCGCCACCGAGACCCTGGCCCTCGGCATCAACATGCCGGCCCGCACCGTGGTGCTGGAGAAGCTGGAGAAGTTCAACGGTGAGGCCCGCGTGGCGATCACGTCGGGGGAGTACACCCAGATCACCGGACGGGCGGGGCGTCGCGGCATCGACGTCGAGGGTCATGCGGTGATCCAGTGGACCGAGTCGCTCGACCCGCAGGCGGTCGCCGCGCTCGCCTCGCGGCGCACGTACCCGCTGAACTCCAGTTTCCGCCCCACCTACAACATGGCCGTGAACCTCATCGACAGGTTCGGGCGTCCCGAGGCGCGCGAGATCCTCGAGTCCTCCTTCGCCCAGTTCCAGGCCGATCGGTCCGTGGTGGGTCTGGCACGGCAGGTGCGCGAGGCGGAGGAATCCCTCGCGGGCTACCAGGCAGCCATGACGTGCGACCGCGGCGACTTCGCCGAGTACTCGGCCATCCGCCGCGAGCTCAGCGACCTCGAGAAGCTCAACCGCGCCGATCGCACGGCGCCCGCCCGCATCCGCAAGCAGCGTCAGCAGGAGATGGAGTCCCTGCGCCGCCGCATTCTGCGCCACCCCTGCCACGACTGCCCCGACCGTGAGCACCACGCGCGGTGGGCGGAGCGGTACTGGAAGCTCAAGCGCCGTGCCGACAAGCTGCGCAACCAGATCCAGACCCGTACCGGCACGGTGGCACGCGTGTTCGACCGCGTGGTGGACGTCCTGTCGGCGCTGGACTACGTCGCGGTCGATGAAGAGGGCAGGACCACGCTGACGGCGGCGGGCCGCACGATGCGGCGCATCTACGGCGAGCGCGACCTGCTCGTCGCGGAAGCGCTGCGCCGTGGCATCTGGGAGAACCTCGACGCGCCGTCGCTGGCCGCCCTCGCCTGTTCGCTCGTGTACGAGCCGCGCCGCGACTCCGAAGGCCCCGGGGAGTACGGTCTGCCGCGCGGCCCGTTCCGCACCGCACTGACCGAGACGCAGCTGCTGTGGTCGCGCCTGGACGATCTCGAGCGCGAGCACCACCTGCCGGGCACCGAGCCGGTCGCCACGGGTCTCGCGCAGGCGATGTACACGTGGGCGCGCGGCGGCATGCTCGACCGGGTGCTCACCGAGGCCGACCTCGCTGCCGGCGACTTCGTGCGGTGGGCCAAGCAGACGATCGATCTTCTCGACCAGCTTTCCCTCGTCGCCGACGCCCCCGTCGCATCCACGGCGCGCAAGGCCCTCGACGCCGTGCGGCGCGGCATCGTCGCCTACAGCGGCGCATGA
- the lnt gene encoding apolipoprotein N-acyltransferase, whose protein sequence is MPPRPVLPLWGALVAALVGGPVLDLAFPDVGWWPLAFAGVAIALVSLIGRTAWGALLVGLVFGASFYFTHIVWITRYLGPLPWFGLAGLETLFWALGSIPIALSYRWMPQVLPGVWGRLLALPALIAGLWTARELFMGSWPYTGFPWARLGMSQSESPLASIASWTGVAGLTFLMVFATAAAIEWVRLGRYRDGRTALPTVVAAAVLLLVPAFPTTPAGTMRVGAVQGNGPAGYFDRREAYDVFQSQLDATQPLLDEDLDVLLWPEGGIDADPLQNRSVAVILDRLADRIDAPLLVNGATERDGLVYNTSILWQPEGENPAALHDKRNPVPMGEYVPDRWFFEAIVPDLIGLIQREYTPGTNPPVFDVDGVGVGLAICFDVIYDDVIWEGARDGAEVYMLQTNNADFRDTDENVQQLAFARMRAIETGRSVVNLSTVGTSQVIAPDGSMIDALPAGEAGAMVTEVPLRTGLTPAVVIGAAVKLVLGWGSVLAFMLLGGAHLARRCRADRETTTPAPAGTGVAESV, encoded by the coding sequence ATCCCGCCCCGCCCGGTGCTGCCGCTGTGGGGCGCCCTCGTGGCCGCGCTGGTCGGCGGACCGGTGCTGGACCTCGCCTTCCCGGACGTCGGCTGGTGGCCTCTGGCCTTCGCGGGCGTGGCGATCGCGCTGGTGTCGCTCATCGGCAGGACGGCGTGGGGCGCGCTTCTGGTCGGCCTCGTGTTCGGGGCATCCTTCTACTTCACCCACATCGTCTGGATCACCCGGTACCTGGGACCGCTGCCGTGGTTCGGCCTGGCCGGGCTCGAGACGCTGTTCTGGGCGCTGGGGTCGATCCCCATCGCCCTGTCCTATCGCTGGATGCCGCAGGTTCTCCCGGGTGTCTGGGGACGACTGCTGGCCTTGCCTGCGCTGATCGCGGGGCTCTGGACGGCGCGGGAGCTGTTCATGGGCTCCTGGCCGTACACGGGCTTCCCGTGGGCGCGCCTCGGGATGAGTCAATCCGAGAGCCCGCTGGCGAGCATCGCGTCGTGGACGGGCGTGGCGGGGCTCACGTTCCTGATGGTGTTCGCCACGGCGGCGGCGATCGAATGGGTGCGTCTGGGCCGCTACCGCGACGGGCGCACCGCACTGCCCACGGTGGTCGCGGCCGCCGTGCTGCTGCTCGTGCCCGCATTCCCGACCACCCCGGCCGGAACGATGCGGGTCGGCGCCGTGCAGGGGAACGGGCCCGCCGGCTACTTCGACCGCCGCGAAGCATATGACGTCTTCCAGTCGCAGCTGGATGCCACGCAGCCGCTGCTGGACGAGGATCTCGACGTGCTGCTGTGGCCCGAGGGAGGGATCGACGCCGATCCGCTGCAGAACCGTTCGGTGGCCGTGATCCTCGACCGCCTCGCCGACCGGATCGACGCACCCCTGCTGGTCAACGGCGCCACCGAGCGGGACGGCCTCGTCTACAACACCTCGATCCTCTGGCAGCCCGAGGGCGAGAACCCGGCGGCGCTGCACGACAAGCGCAACCCGGTGCCGATGGGCGAGTATGTGCCGGATCGCTGGTTCTTCGAGGCGATCGTCCCCGATCTGATCGGTCTCATCCAGCGGGAGTACACCCCCGGCACGAACCCGCCGGTGTTCGACGTCGACGGCGTGGGCGTGGGCCTGGCCATCTGCTTCGACGTCATCTACGACGACGTCATCTGGGAGGGCGCGCGGGACGGTGCGGAGGTCTACATGCTGCAGACCAACAACGCCGACTTCCGCGACACCGACGAGAACGTGCAGCAGCTCGCCTTCGCCCGGATGCGGGCGATCGAAACCGGCCGCTCGGTCGTCAACCTCTCCACGGTGGGCACGAGCCAGGTGATCGCACCCGACGGTTCCATGATCGACGCGCTGCCTGCCGGCGAAGCGGGTGCGATGGTCACCGAGGTGCCGCTGCGGACGGGCCTCACTCCGGCGGTGGTGATCGGTGCCGCGGTGAAGCTGGTCCTCGGCTGGGGAAGCGTGCTGGCGTTCATGCTGCTGGGCGGGGCGCACCTCGCACGGCGTTGTCGTGCGGACCGCGAAACAACGACGCCGGCCCCCGCAGGGACCGGCGTCGCAGAATCAGTCTGA
- a CDS encoding RNA polymerase-binding protein RbpA produces the protein MADRSLRGIRLGASSLQSEDGVVFHERTTHTYVCNTCGRETTLPFAVDAEAPETWECRYCGAEAVLRVGDKTVEVDHSGDKVPRTHWDMLLERRTIPELEELLEERLAFIRERRGNGHDATAKKSA, from the coding sequence ATGGCAGACCGCAGTTTGCGCGGCATCCGGCTCGGCGCGTCCAGCCTACAGAGCGAGGACGGCGTCGTTTTTCATGAGCGGACCACTCACACCTACGTGTGCAACACGTGCGGCCGTGAGACCACCCTTCCCTTTGCGGTCGACGCCGAGGCCCCTGAGACCTGGGAGTGCCGCTACTGCGGCGCCGAGGCCGTGCTGCGGGTCGGCGACAAGACCGTGGAGGTCGACCACAGCGGCGACAAGGTGCCGCGTACGCACTGGGACATGCTCCTGGAGCGTCGCACGATCCCCGAGCTCGAGGAACTGCTCGAGGAGCGGCTGGCCTTCATCCGCGAACGCCGCGGCAACGGCCACGATGCAACGGCCAAGAAGAGCGCCTGA
- a CDS encoding glycerophosphodiester phosphodiesterase family protein, protein MTHPWFAPRAPRVLAHRGFVPPDAEDIAENSFAAVAAAHAAGAAYVESDCHLTADGEVVLFHDEDLSRVTGDPRAVAAVTHRELDRLMTSRGGLITLRQALETFPDVRFNLDVKADAAALPVGRIVASHADRVLLTSFSDTRRRAALEAADRFAHGTRPATSAGTATMRRVVAAVAARSPWAVRRALEGVDALQVPERHRGVRIVSPRLIDAAHRAGTEVHVWTVNNPDDMTRLLDMGVDGIVTDRADLALRVTAPRRR, encoded by the coding sequence GTGACCCACCCCTGGTTCGCACCCCGCGCGCCGCGGGTGCTCGCCCACCGCGGGTTCGTGCCGCCTGACGCCGAAGACATCGCCGAGAACAGCTTCGCCGCCGTGGCCGCAGCCCATGCCGCCGGCGCGGCGTACGTCGAGTCGGACTGTCACCTCACCGCCGACGGCGAGGTGGTGCTGTTCCACGACGAGGACCTCAGCCGTGTGACCGGGGATCCCCGCGCGGTCGCCGCGGTCACCCACCGGGAGCTCGACAGACTCATGACGTCGCGCGGCGGGCTGATCACGCTGCGTCAGGCGCTCGAGACCTTCCCCGACGTGCGGTTCAACCTCGACGTGAAAGCGGATGCCGCCGCGTTGCCGGTGGGGCGGATCGTGGCATCCCACGCCGACCGCGTGCTGCTCACAAGCTTCTCCGACACCCGTCGACGCGCCGCGCTGGAAGCCGCTGATCGCTTCGCGCACGGCACGCGCCCTGCCACCTCTGCAGGCACAGCGACGATGCGTCGCGTGGTGGCGGCCGTGGCCGCGCGGTCGCCGTGGGCGGTGCGCCGGGCGCTCGAGGGTGTGGACGCCCTGCAGGTCCCGGAGCGCCACCGCGGGGTGCGGATCGTCTCGCCCCGCCTGATCGACGCCGCCCATCGCGCGGGCACGGAAGTGCACGTGTGGACCGTGAACAACCCCGACGACATGACGCGCCTGCTCGACATGGGCGTCGACGGCATCGTGACCGACCGGGCGGATCTCGCCCTGCGCGTCACCGCCCCGCGGCGCCGCTGA
- a CDS encoding SPFH domain-containing protein, translating to MVDAGAFIGQIFVIVLLVVLAIFVIVVIFRSIRIIPQAYTGVVERLGRYQRTLSPGLNLLVPFIDRVRPLVDMREQVVSFPPQPVITEDNLVVSIDTVVYFQVTDARAATYEIANYLSAVEQLTTTTLRNVVGGLNLEQALTSRDNINGQLRVVLDEATGKWGLRVSRVELKAIDPPVSIQDSMEKQMRAERERRATILTAEGSKQAQILEAEGRRQGEILRAEGDKQAAVLRAQGEAEAIETVFQAIHNGNPDEKLLAYQYLQTLPKIADGTSNKMWIIPSEFTEALKGVSGAFGAQAKDAAAAAETLRTRATRPTAP from the coding sequence ATGGTTGATGCCGGCGCGTTCATCGGTCAGATCTTCGTGATCGTCCTGCTGGTGGTGCTCGCGATCTTCGTGATCGTGGTCATCTTCCGGTCGATCCGCATCATCCCGCAGGCCTACACCGGCGTCGTGGAGCGGCTGGGCCGCTACCAGCGCACGCTCAGCCCGGGCCTCAACCTGCTCGTCCCCTTCATCGACCGCGTGCGGCCGTTGGTGGACATGCGGGAGCAGGTGGTCTCATTCCCGCCGCAGCCGGTGATCACCGAGGACAACCTCGTCGTCTCCATCGACACCGTCGTCTACTTCCAGGTCACCGACGCCCGCGCCGCCACGTACGAGATCGCCAACTACCTCAGCGCCGTCGAGCAGCTGACGACCACCACCCTGCGCAACGTCGTCGGCGGTCTCAACCTCGAACAGGCGCTCACCAGCCGCGACAACATCAACGGCCAGCTGCGCGTCGTGCTCGATGAGGCGACGGGCAAGTGGGGGCTGCGCGTCTCCCGCGTGGAGCTGAAGGCCATCGACCCGCCCGTGTCCATCCAGGACTCCATGGAGAAGCAGATGCGCGCCGAGCGCGAGCGTCGCGCGACGATCCTCACCGCCGAGGGCTCCAAGCAGGCGCAGATCCTCGAAGCCGAGGGACGCCGCCAGGGCGAGATCCTGCGCGCCGAAGGCGACAAGCAGGCCGCCGTGCTGCGCGCACAGGGCGAGGCGGAGGCGATCGAGACGGTGTTCCAGGCGATCCACAACGGCAACCCCGACGAGAAGCTGCTGGCCTACCAGTACCTGCAGACGCTGCCGAAGATCGCCGACGGCACCTCCAACAAGATGTGGATCATCCCGAGCGAATTCACCGAGGCGCTCAAGGGCGTGAGCGGCGCGTTCGGCGCGCAGGCGAAGGACGCCGCCGCTGCGGCTGAGACGCTCCGCACGCGCGCCACCCGTCCCACTGCGCCGTGA
- a CDS encoding NfeD family protein has protein sequence MLPDLTQYIWIAWLVLALLFVIIELLTLEFTFLMLAAGATIGGLGVYLFGGPWWLQIVVAAAVAGLLLFTIRPLLLRTLHRGQEPARTNVDALYGMSARVVAPFVDDRGSVRLDNGETWTARLLPETPDVAVGDRVQVVAVRGSLVEVAPAPTRERTSDDG, from the coding sequence ATGCTGCCCGATCTGACCCAGTACATCTGGATCGCCTGGCTGGTGCTCGCCCTCCTCTTCGTCATCATCGAGCTGCTCACCCTCGAGTTCACGTTCCTCATGCTCGCCGCCGGCGCGACCATCGGCGGATTGGGCGTGTATCTCTTCGGCGGACCGTGGTGGCTGCAGATCGTCGTCGCCGCCGCGGTGGCCGGGCTCCTCCTCTTCACGATCCGCCCGCTGCTGCTGCGCACGCTGCACCGCGGGCAGGAGCCCGCCCGCACCAACGTCGATGCGCTTTACGGCATGAGCGCCCGCGTGGTCGCGCCGTTCGTCGACGATCGCGGCTCGGTCCGGCTCGACAACGGGGAGACCTGGACGGCCCGGCTGCTCCCGGAAACGCCCGACGTCGCGGTCGGCGACCGCGTGCAGGTGGTCGCCGTGCGCGGTTCGCTCGTAGAAGTCGCCCCCGCTCCCACACGAGAAAGGACGTCGGACGATGGTTGA
- a CDS encoding SDR family oxidoreductase: MSQTLPSGSLSGKTALVTGSSRGIGADTVRYLAEAGANVVINFRNKAPRAEKLAAQLRELGVEVLVVGADLTDRDAVAAMFAEVERVFGGLDILVLNASGGMESGMAEDYALTLNRDAQVGVLEAALPLLHAGSRVVFVTSHQAHFIRTTPTMPEYEVVALSKRAGEDALRERIGELEAKGIEFVVVSGDMIEGTITATLLERANPGAIASRRESAGKLYNVSEFAAEVARAAVDAVPADHTRLVGDTSSFAGE, from the coding sequence ATGTCCCAGACCCTGCCTTCCGGCTCGCTCAGCGGCAAGACGGCCCTCGTCACCGGCTCGTCCCGCGGCATCGGCGCCGACACCGTGCGCTACCTCGCCGAAGCCGGCGCGAACGTCGTCATCAACTTCCGCAACAAGGCCCCCCGGGCCGAGAAGCTCGCCGCCCAGCTGCGCGAGCTCGGCGTGGAGGTGCTGGTCGTCGGTGCGGACCTCACCGACCGCGACGCCGTCGCGGCGATGTTCGCGGAGGTCGAGCGCGTCTTCGGCGGACTCGACATCCTCGTGCTCAATGCCTCGGGAGGCATGGAATCGGGAATGGCCGAGGATTACGCGCTCACGCTCAACCGCGACGCCCAGGTCGGCGTTCTGGAGGCCGCGCTGCCGCTGCTGCACGCCGGTTCCCGGGTCGTCTTCGTGACCAGCCACCAGGCCCACTTCATCCGCACCACCCCGACCATGCCGGAATACGAGGTCGTGGCGCTGTCCAAGCGCGCCGGCGAGGATGCCCTGCGCGAGCGTATCGGCGAGCTCGAGGCGAAGGGCATCGAGTTCGTCGTGGTGTCCGGCGACATGATCGAAGGCACGATCACCGCAACGCTCCTCGAGCGGGCGAACCCGGGCGCCATCGCGTCGCGGCGGGAGTCGGCCGGCAAGCTCTACAACGTGTCGGAGTTCGCCGCTGAGGTGGCCCGCGCCGCCGTCGACGCGGTGCCCGCCGATCACACCCGCCTGGTGGGCGACACCAGCTCGTTCGCGGGGGAGTGA
- a CDS encoding HdeD family acid-resistance protein: MTLSSPIDRPVLNGIRTALGISGVLALLVGILILVWPGRTAMVVVAIVAIYAIAAGLVYAGLGIFSAQKGGWARVGHMVLGVLFIVAGIVAFINLPAATAWFGVFVGVLVGVMWIVEGIVSLSLLDLSPSRGWTIAYAILSIIAGIVLLFAPLWGAATLWLLLGISAVVLGIVQIVRAFTFGK; this comes from the coding sequence ATGACCCTCTCCTCACCCATCGACCGGCCGGTGCTCAACGGCATCCGCACAGCGCTCGGCATCAGCGGAGTGCTGGCTCTCCTTGTCGGCATCCTGATCCTGGTGTGGCCGGGTCGCACGGCGATGGTCGTGGTGGCGATCGTCGCGATCTACGCGATCGCAGCCGGACTCGTCTACGCCGGCCTCGGCATCTTCAGCGCTCAGAAGGGCGGATGGGCCCGCGTCGGTCACATGGTGCTCGGTGTGCTGTTCATCGTCGCCGGCATCGTCGCCTTCATCAACCTGCCCGCCGCCACCGCCTGGTTCGGCGTGTTCGTCGGAGTGCTCGTGGGCGTGATGTGGATCGTCGAGGGCATCGTCTCCCTCTCACTGCTGGACCTGTCGCCCTCGCGGGGCTGGACCATCGCCTACGCGATCCTGTCGATCATCGCCGGCATCGTGCTGCTGTTCGCCCCGCTCTGGGGCGCGGCCACGCTGTGGCTGCTCCTGGGGATCTCGGCCGTCGTGCTGGGCATCGTGCAGATCGTCCGCGCTTTCACCTTCGGCAAGTAG